Below is a window of Ruegeria sp. THAF33 DNA.
ACCTTCCGCGTCAGTGCGGTCTGACCGGCCCACAAGAATTTCGCGGCCGGTTACAAGGATGTCTCCACCCTCGATATGGCCGGGACCATTGATCTGTGTGACCGTTTCATAGCAGGCCAGCAGTGCCGGGGCGATCTCGGCCACTTCCCCCATTCGCGAAGGCGCGCCCGGCCGCATCAGCACAGCACCCTGCGGCAGGCACAGTGCCGTATCTTCCACAAACTGCGCGTCAGGGAACGCATCCAGGGGATCAAGCTCGATCACCTCGGCCCCGGTGCTTTTCAGTGCTGCCACGTATGCCCCATGCGCGGCCGTCATCCCATCGAAATCCGGGTTTCCGATATCTTCTGCGCGCAATCCGTCAGCAATGGTCGGTGCCGGGCGGCGAGTGATGGCGCGGGAAAACTCAAAAGTTGGGTCTGACATGTTTCAATCTCTCTGAGGTTCGAATTTTCGGGCGGTGACTTCGATCATCGCGGGCCCGCCCATGGACGCCATTTCGCGTAATGCATGCGCGACGGCCTGCGGCTTGTCGGGAACCCGGGTGTGTGGAATGCCAAAGGATCTGGCCGTTGCCGCAAAATCGGGGGGTGTGGGATCACATCCAATGACCGTCACGCCTGCATCCTGCATCGATGTGGCGATTTCCCGGTACCCGTGATTGTTCCAGATCACGAAAGTGACCGGCAGGTTTTCGTCTACCGCGGCCATTGCTTCCGGCATTGAAAACTGCGCCCCGCCATCGCCGACGATGCATATTACCCGCGCCGTTGGATCGGCAATCGACGCACCGATGGCTGCGGGTATGCCATAGCCAAGCGCACCATA
It encodes the following:
- a CDS encoding dimethylarginine dimethylaminohydrolase family protein, coding for MSDPTFEFSRAITRRPAPTIADGLRAEDIGNPDFDGMTAAHGAYVAALKSTGAEVIELDPLDAFPDAQFVEDTALCLPQGAVLMRPGAPSRMGEVAEIAPALLACYETVTQINGPGHIEGGDILVTGREILVGRSDRTDAEGVEELAKITSEWGHKLREVFTPEGVLHFKTDCSLMDAETILATRRLDASGCFEGYRVLHVADGEEAAANAIRFNNLVLMAAGFPRTAEMLDREGYEVIEIDNTDCAKLDGGMSCLSLRF